The genome window TGGCTCGCACCGCGTTACTGGTGCCCTGCACAAGCACACCACCACTTTCAGTTTGAATATGGCCAAAAAGCTGAGTCTGGCCATAAATTTGGATCTGACCATAAGAGCTGACCAGACTGATACGGTTAGAACTGCTGCCAATCAGGTTGTTCGTTGCAGAAATACCGGCGTTGGCAGACAAGTTAATGCCAGAGCTGGTATTGGTTGCGATTTGGTCGCCACTCGCAAAGCTGATTTGGCCTGAACAGGTAAAAGTTCGGTTAAAGGCATTGTAAGACCAGCTGCCACTACAAGTTCCACTGCTATTTAGTGAGGTCAGGTTAGTTGGGCTGATATTGAAGTTAATAGTGGCGGCAAAAGCAGGCAAATTCGCAAAAAGCAGAAAGCCGGTAGCCACCCACAACAATAGTTTCATACAGCTACCTCACTCTTTCGTAAAAGAGTATTACAACGGTTCACAGCTTTGTTAGTTATAGCACCCACTAACGCCAAACCTCCATCTGAATGGTGCGGGAAGTTTGAAATTGTCCGCTACCACAAGTACCTGTGCTGGTTAGTTGGTAATAAATAGTTTCTGTGGCAGCCGCAGTGGCACGTCCTGAGTTGCAATTTAAGGTAAAACTGCAGCTCTGAAGCCCGTTGGCAGTGAAGGATACAACCGCAGCAGGAGCAGTTCCCACAGTCCCCACAGGAGCACAATAAGTTGATGTACCGACAGGGTTAGCGTTTGTGGTCAAAGGGAAAAGCTGAACCAGGCCTTGTTCCATGCCAGACTGAGCTGCAAAAAAAGCTCTCGTGCCTAACACTTCGTAACTGATACTTTCAGTACTGCTGGTCAATAATTTAGATAAAGCGGCGACTAATAAAGTCATCACAACAATAATAAAAATAGCAATGATCAGAGCGCTGCCTTGCTGTTTCGTTCGTTTAGGCATAGAAAAATCAGGGGACATTGGGAATATGGATCTCCTGATTAAACACCAAGGTATCGTTGAAGTTCGATCTGAATGCCAGACGAATATGCACAACTGCATTACGGGTTAACACCACACTATTTTCAAAGCTAAAAACAGGAATATCCGGGTTAGGATCCGTATAAAAATTTAAGTCAATATTCTCGGCCATCAACACACCAGTGGGTAAATTAGCGCCAGCTACAGATTCTATACTTGCACGCTGATAGCGCAGTAAAGTAGTCCCGACCACACAATAGGCGACTGGTGGCGTCATAAAATACATGCGTTGGCTCGGAGAGTTTGGAACAACATTACCAGGAAAAGTAAAAGTCACATTCAGTAAGCGTGGATTCGTATTCACCACCAAAGAAAGCGTATTTGCGACCCGTTGTTGCTGATAAACATCTGTACCAGCATTTACGGGATACACAGTCATAAGAGCTGAGGTGTTAGCCACTAAAGCATCCCAGCTTGCTGTACTAAATAAAGTGGTTGGACTTACCAGACTGCCTTCATATCGCCCTGCCTGCAGCAGAGGAGCAAACTCGATGCATTGTCCGTTATTCCATGTCCTTACACTATTTGGAACTACATTCCTCAGCTCTCGCGTCAAACGTTCTATAGCAAAGCGACTTTGACTGAGTAGCTGATCCCGCCCTGCAGCATCAGCGTACATTTGAGCACCCAGCCCAAGGTAACTTGTGGTCGCTATCCCCACTATACCAAGCACTACAATAACCAGTATCAGCTCAACCAAAGTAAAACCAGATGTGCGGCTTTTACTCATTACCAGTTGCTCCGGTAAGCAGAAAAAGCCAAAGCTTCACCTGAAGGCGTAGTGATGGTAACAGTCACTCTTTTAGCTTGCTCCGC of Rheinheimera sp. MM224 contains these proteins:
- a CDS encoding type II secretion system protein J; amino-acid sequence: MSKSRTSGFTLVELILVIVVLGIVGIATTSYLGLGAQMYADAAGRDQLLSQSRFAIERLTRELRNVVPNSVRTWNNGQCIEFAPLLQAGRYEGSLVSPTTLFSTASWDALVANTSALMTVYPVNAGTDVYQQQRVANTLSLVVNTNPRLLNVTFTFPGNVVPNSPSQRMYFMTPPVAYCVVGTTLLRYQRASIESVAGANLPTGVLMAENIDLNFYTDPNPDIPVFSFENSVVLTRNAVVHIRLAFRSNFNDTLVFNQEIHIPNVP
- a CDS encoding PilX N-terminal domain-containing pilus assembly protein: MPKRTKQQGSALIIAIFIIVVMTLLVAALSKLLTSSTESISYEVLGTRAFFAAQSGMEQGLVQLFPLTTNANPVGTSTYCAPVGTVGTAPAAVVSFTANGLQSCSFTLNCNSGRATAAATETIYYQLTSTGTCGSGQFQTSRTIQMEVWR